The genomic region accaccacacacttaggtgtctcttgcttcgattacaagtcacttgagaaatagaagggaaaagaaaaaggccaatccaagcgacaagagcaacaaaagaacacaaaacaccctctctcaagtccctaatggaattgaattgatttggaggcttggagaggatttgatctattgaatgtgtctaggagtgaagtcttttgttcttgcaatgaatgggatggttggaatgcttggatgtatatgaatgaggtggttgggggtatttatagccaccaaccactttcatagccgttggtgaaggctgctggcgatgggtgcaccggacagttcggtgcatcaCCAGACactccactgttcattgtccgatgCTCCGCTACGTCAGCtatccgttagggtttggagaaGTTGGTCGTTGGAGCGccttgtcgtcttgctgcaccggacagtccggtgccctctaacttctgcgctctgacttctaACATGCACTGTTCACGGCGGTAGGTGATCGTTGGCGCGTAGAgagacgttgctccgctggctcaccggacagtccggtagcacaccggacaatccggtgcgccatttttcagcacactcaagttctttgctccattTTTGATTGTGTCCTTAACCGGAAttctttattggtttgtgttgaaccttatgcacctataatagataatatctagacaaactagttagtccatgtgtttgtgttgatcatcaaccatcaaaattaattataggaaatggttaaccctatttccctttcaacattgGTGCTAACTGTTGAACAAGTGCCTAGTGCAAAGCTTATAGGGTTCAACATATGCGATCAAGTGTGATGGCCCAATAAGCTAAGTTGACCATGTTTGTGGATATCACAAGTCAAGATGAAGGATGGACATTAAATATGTGAGAAACAATGTGCATGAGTTGGAACCAACTGATCGAACTAAGGATGGAGGCACGTAGATCTTCAAAGTACTAGAGCAAGGGAGAAGTACAAGGTGACTGAGGTAACTAAAGccaaggtgaagaagaggctctgcAGAAGTCAAGGTTGATCAACTAAGGAATGTCATGGTACATTGAGGATCacaacataaggacatgacttggaACTATTGAGGTAATTCCTAAGGATTTGTGGTTCAAGCCACAAGGCCCAAGATCATATCTCAAGGAGTTAGACATGGTCAaaagagagaggagaagcatcaaagTTAGAACCTAGAAGGGACCCAAATGAGCTAAGTTCACTCCGACTTTTAGTTTAAGTCATTCTTGTGTTTGGAATTGTTATATGTGACCATTGCAGGGTGTTGGAGCTCATGGATTGTAATCAATATTAAGTTATGTCAACTTGATGATTTGGAGTCCAACCCCGAGATCAAACATACCAAAAAGGGAAAATGGTGAAAAGGGATGAGTATGCAAGGTTTGAGTGTTTGAATATGTTGCATACACATTTTACTATGCATTTGACACTTTGGTTTGCTCTTGAACTCAATTTGTAGAGAAAATGGCATTTAGGGCCCTATTTGAGAAGAATAGAGAAGTTGAGGAAAGGATGAGAAAGAGGTAAGAATGTATCAGTTAGTCAGTTGGATTACACTCTGATTATGTTTATCTAAGTCATATGAAGGTGCCCAAGAAAGTTCAACTTGATTGGAAAAAACATAAGAAAAAAATACTTCGAATCAGCACCAGACCATCTACATGACTCGGCCCTGTGTGCACCGGTCAATCTATAGGACTCGGTCCTATGCACTGGACCTGCTATAGGACCACCAACATCGAACTGGATGGTCTCGAGATTTTGGCTAAAAATCACTGGACCATAAATAGTACCCGGTCCTATGCACCGGACCCTCTACAGGACTCGGCCCTCTGTGCACCGGACCTGCTACCTCTCTCTTTGTGTATTTCTCTCTAGATCATGTGTTGGCGTAGTTATAagccaagagagagagagagagtgctgCTGCGAGATAGAGCAAGCGATTGTGATCTTGAGATAGGCTTCGGCGTTGCTTTCGTCCACCATCGAGCTATCAAGTTGTGATAGTTGCGGTTCTGCTGTACTACGACACCGTCGGATATAAGAAGTCTCTGTCCGTCACCTATTAACAGatttgagcaaacggaggaaggagttgaaatagactataAGCTAGGTTGGCTAACTCCAACGTGGATAtatgcaagcatttcaggcttgggcgAACCACGAGATACATCGCTTGTCTCCTTGTCTCTTGTTCTGTTTGCTTTCTATTTGCACTTCTCTATTTATCTTTGGTACAAGTTGTTTGTGAAGTGCAGGCACTATTTTTGTGATAGACTTGTATTCCGCTGCGATCAATCTTCAAGTAGATTAAGAAGTTGTAAGTTTTTAGTGTTAATttgtattcgcctattcacctccTATAGGCGACATCTAGATCCATGTTCCCGGGCAAAGGAAACATTTAACGACACCAATGACTCTCTTGTCTAAAAACCTAACTTGTAGTAGATTGATTATTTCTCATGCTAAAGAAGAGAACTCTCTTTATTATACAGGGGACAAACTCAGAATTATCATGCACAAAAGAATAAAAAACAGAAACAGACTTTTTAACGATATATAGATCTAATGAATTCAGTTTCAAACTTGTCACATAAGCTAAGGAAAAATTGAAAACATGAGTGGGCCTTTAAGATTTATTCTAGAAATTATTGTTAAGGAAAATGTACAACTCCAACATTAGGAAATTATTGTTTAAGAAAATTATACAATAAACTCAAACAATCCACCCACTAGATCTCGAAGGCACATGATTGACTTTCTAAATGTTCTCAAATATTGTTTATATGCTATTTGTATGGTGGTGACTGTTAAATTGAACATTCACATAGACTCAAGAGTAACACTAGCTCGCAACTAACTGATACTTAGTGCCCTTTAGGTTACCTCCTCGAGTTGAGCTTACAAGTCATACTTGTGACTCTTTTATGAGCTTCTTATAGAACTATCACAACTAACAGACCGTGACCAACGATCAACCCATATAGGTGTGTTTGTACAAGAAACATCCTGCTGGACGATATCTTGTTGTCAAGTTTTTGTATACATTAAGACAAAAGTCATCCTACCTTACAAAATAGAGAGTATTATACCTTAGTTGGTTTCTTCCTACCAACTAAGTATATGAGTAAACTAATCATCTAAGAATAACTTAGTTGGTTTCTTCCTAATCCCTCTTTCTTTTGACGAAATAAACTAGGATCATATGTTGTCCAAGAAGGCTTGCAATCTTTATAGCCAAAGCAACTGAAGACCTTGTCAACATAATGAGGTTGCATGAGTATCCCATTCTTATTTTTGACCAGCTTAATGTTTAGGATAACATCAACCTCACCCAAATCTTCTATATCAAAATCAGACGAGTGACTAGTGACTGAATAATGGACTAGAAAGCAGCATGGCAGCAATCAAAATCGACCACTAAGAGATTACCACGATTGTATCCTGATGCATCAGTAATCTCATCCCAGACATACATTATTCAGTCCATTTTCGGAGACATGTAAACATACAATTCATTTCCATAGAAATAAAAACAACAAACAACAATAGCTAAAAATATTCAGACACACTTATCAACACTTCAATCTGGATATTGATACATGGTGCTGTAACTTCTAGAAATAGTGTGCCCTTCTCAACAACTAGATATTCAAAGCCAACGGCATAGATATTAAAATAATTTATAATCCCAATGTTCTATTACTTGAAATAAGAAATagataaatgaaatagcatgatagtGTTCTTGTTATGTCAAATAATCTCGTTTCCTGAAGTTAAAAACAAGTTTTCTTTGGAGATATTTACATCACACAATCTAGGATATTCAGGGTGACGGACCTCCTGCTTGCTCCTGCAATATCACAAAATATGTTACCAAGGGGTATAATTCTTGAGTACCAAATAGAAAACTTCCCTAAAATATACTTTTTCTTCTCTCCATTATATAATCTTTTCCTCTTCGAATGATAAATATTTTACCTTTCACTGAATCTTAAAAAATCTATCCCCCCAGCCCTTAAAGAACCAATGCCTTCAAGTATGTCTTCCCCTTCAAACATACTTGAGCAAAATTCCTCAGTCAACGAGCTCAGAAAGTAGAAGAATCCTTTTTTCCTACTAGGCTGCAACTAGAGGTGGCAATGGATTAGCAGTATCCAATCCATATGGACAATTTCAATTAAAATCAAAGGGAAAAAATCAAAATCCAAACGTACCCCAATACAAAATGTTTAATGTCAAGTCCAATCCAATCCAATAGCTCTTAAGTCAAATCCATCTAGTATGATTCAATAATAACAAAACCATTATAACTACATGTTGATTCTGCGTGCGTCAAAAGCTGGACCTTAGAATTTAAAAGCTTACGTCCACaccttaaaattttaaattgattTAGGTTTGTTAGAAATAATTTAGTATGATTGTCCCCTAATTTGTGGTGAGTAGATATATACATGACCCTTACATCGAAAGCTGGATCCTAGAATTAATACCATGTGGTGATACCTTAAAAACTTAGTGAATTAGACTAAAGTTTGTTGGAGATGATTTAGTATGATTGCCTGCTACTTTGTGTAGATCGGTGCAACTAAGTATATAAGTGGGCCCCACGTCAAAAGCTGGACAATAGTCAAATTAAAACCTCAAATTCACACCTTAAAACTTTAGCAAAGTCAATGAAATGCTTTTGGAAATGACTTGATACGATTGCCCGCTAATTTTGTGTATACCAGTGTGACAAGTGGTTTTGTTATGAAATGACTTGATCACTGGCAGCAAGAATCGTGGTGAATCTCAAATTAGAACAGATTTACGGCATTAAGATAATAAATGTGCTGAATTGCATATCAAATGTTTTTGGAGTTAGACCTAGTAAAATATGATATGACAAATAATCACTAAGGATTATACCATGCTATCATGGCAAATCACAAGATCATGAGGTAGTTGCAAAAATACAGAACTGGCTAAAGAACTACTAACTAAAGATACATGTGTAGTTGCAAACATACAGAACTGCCCAGGAAACAAATATATATTGGGATGGAAAAATCAGATAGATAAATTTGAAAAAGCCAGCTGAAAACACCATGCAGCAGCTGTTGTTGCATAATGCATTAGTCTTGTTTTCCCCCCCTCTCCAATGCATAATCACATAATGTATAAGTCCTGATATCAGATTTGCTTCTTCCTTTCGACATATGAGGTCAGGCTTGATTGTATAGTTAAACAATTACCTTATGGGAAAAAAATCCAGGAACGAATGCTATGTTCCATTGCCATCCTCATCAAGTTGTTGTGCAAATAGTATTGCAGGAAAGCACAAAGTCACCAAAAACCCCCACAGGAACCTTTTCCACTCCTAAAGTGATGGAACCTGTTGGTATCTCTAACAGATATCTCCCTCTCCTCAAGGAAAGCACACATAAAGTCACCAAAAATCCCCACAGGAACATTTTCCACCACTGAAGTGATGGAACCTGTTGGTATCTCTAACAGATATCTCCCTCCCCTCAAAAGATGATATAAATTTCATTGCCTCATGGCAGTCGCCACAAATTCGGAGGTTCTTTATCACCCGAAGGGTTGTTCCTGGGCTAGTGCTTATGAGTCCCAAAGCGACAGCTAGCTTCTCACTGTGAACAGCAAGAATATCATCTTTCTCTTGTTCCTCCACATCATGTAGGACAAAATCTGTGCTTGGTACAAAGCCTAGCTTCCTCATCTGAATATTAAGCTGGTTTATTTTCTCAATTATCGCAGTCATCATAGGGTGTGAATCATCACCAGCCAACAACATATGCACCTTGTTCTTGATCTCAATCCAGCTACAGCCTTTTTCCTTCTTCAAGCCTACATCCTTCATCATCTCTCTAACCCTATTAACCCGATCCCACATTTTCTTAGAAGCATAAATGTTAGAGAGAAGGACATAATTACCAGCATTTTCTGGCTCTAGATGAAAGAGCTTTTCTGCTGCAACCTCAGCCAGATCCACGTTGCCATGAACCCGGCAAGAGCCTAATAATGAACCCCAAATATAAGCATCTGGCTCAAAGGGCATGTCACTTATGAGATCATATGCCTCATCAAGCTTGCCAGCACGTCCTAGAAGAGTAACCATACATGCATAATGTTCCATCCTCGGAGAAACACCATACTCATTATGCATTTCTTTGAAATAATGACGCCCTTCCTCTGTGAGGCCAGCTTGCGTGCAAGCAGCAAGCAAGCAGGTGAAGGTGACCATGTCAGGCTTTTGTTTGCACTTCAGCATTGAGTGAAACATCCAAACTGCATTCACAGCCTCTCCATACATAGCATAGCCACCGATCATCGCATTCCATGACACCACATTCCGAGATACCATTGTATCGAATATTATTCTCGCATCCTTAACCCTGCCACACTTTGCATACATGTCCACCAAAGCACTGCTCACATAAACATCATGGAGAAAGCCCTTCCTGAGAGCAAAACAGTGCGCTGACCTCCCATGCATCAGAGCTGCAACATTGGCAAACGCTGGCAGCACACAAGGGATCGTGACAGAGTTTGGTTCAGTCCCTTGTGCCTGCATCTCCCTGAAAAACTCGACAGCTTCCAAATCCTTACCATTCTGCACACAACAAGCAACAATCGAGGTCCAGGACACGACATTCAGCTCAACTCCCCGGTCAACAAACTCTTTGAACAACCTTAGTGCCTCGCAGACTTGCGCGTTCCGAGATAGTCCCGCAATAAGGGCATTGCAAGAAGCAACATCCATGTGGCTGGACTCATCAAACACCCGAACAACCTCTGCAGCCTGGCCGCACTTCCCGTACATGTCGATGAGGGCGGTGACCACGCAGGCGTCCGCCCTGCAACCTGCCTTCACAGCGTATCCGTGCAGCTGTTGGCCCACCGAAACCAAACCGACGTCCCCAACAGCAGACAGCGCGCACGAGACGCCCGTGGCGTCAGGACGCAGGAGCCCTTCCCCGTGcatggtcgccagcgcaacgaccGCGTCCCGGGCACGGCCACTGCGGTTGAGCCCGGACACGAGCCCGTTCCAGGTGATCACGTTCGGCTCCACGCCGCCATCCCGCCGCATCTCCTCGAGCAGGCGCCAGGCGCCCTCGGCGTCCCCGCGCGCCGCGTGCGCCGCGACCAGCGCGCTCCAGCCGACGACGGTCCTCTGCGGGCGCGGCATTCCGTCGAACAAGGCGCGGGCGTTGCCCGTGGTACCGAGGCGGAGATAGGCGTGTAGGAGCGAGGAGGCGACGAAGGGGTCCCGCGCGAGGCCGCTGACCTCGGCGACGGCGTGGAGAGCGCGGGCGAGCGGCAGTGTCGGGCATGACTTGAACGCGGTGGGGAGGAGGTGCGGGTCCGGAGGGAAGGAAACGTGGcggaggaagtggtggagggagCTGGAATGGGGCATGCCCATACAACTACTCTACTCTGTTCACTCGTGAACGCGGGATGGTTGTTGTGATAGCAGGCTAAGGTCTGTTTCAATCTAaagagataaactttagcagttTTTTTAACTATTTTTATTCATTTGGTAATCTAAACAGAAGAGCTAATGATGATATGATAAAATTTAGTACCTATTATGTCATAAGTTGCTCAAGGCATGCTAAAAGAACCTAAACGTGAGCCAGAGAACCCTATTTTCCACCCATACCCTCTAACCTCATTCCCTCTCCGCATTAGGGACATGAGTGTCTTTTTATTCCAATATGCTAAACTTTATTAGAGTAATCCAAACATTCCAAAaaactaaactttagcacttcaattcatatagctaaaaTTAGTAGaaagctaaagtttatcccgtAAGATTGAAACGGGCTTAATTCTCTCACTTCCTCAAAAATCAATAAGCAGCCTAATTACTTCTTTACATTTTAGAGATGAGTGGCCAACATCTTCATCGAATCTTTGGTAGGCCGAGTAGAGGGTATTTCACCAAGCAGTATTTCAAGATACACTGTATACATTCTCAGAAAAACAAATGTGTCATCTTCTCAAGCGGCTAGCTTCCACCGGCTGCTCCGCATGCTCGTCGACGTCGCACCCACGGGCGGCGCTGCGTACGCTGTAGGCGGCAAGTCCTGTGGCGGGCGCGCAGCCGAGTACGCCGTCGCCGCGGCAGCCAAGTACGCCATCGTCGGACACGGGCCGCCAGCTGCCTGCACCCGCGGGGTTCCCTCGGTCCGGGCGGCAAGGTGGTCCGGCTGGACGACCCCGCCGAGCTTGTAAGAGAGGTTGAGCACGccctggggcttgcttgagccgccGATCCTGCGGACGGGGAAGCAGGCGACCGTGGCGTCCGTCGTGGGCCCGTCCCCGGCCCCAGCGAGGACGTCGGCGAGCGGGAGGAGCACCTCGCCGACGTCGCGGTCGCCGCCCAGCGCGCGCTCCGTGCGCAGCAGGATGCGGACGGCGCGGCTCCCGGTGCCTGCGGAGGCCGGGACTGTGAGCAGGACGGTGGCGTTCCAGGTGGGgttgcggccgccggcgcggtcgGCGGGGACGCGCTGCCGCGAGCGCGGGTCGCCGGCTTCGTAGGCCACCGCGTAGACCTCCATCTTGGAGACGAGGTTGACGGCACGGAGGTCCCTCGCGGAGACCAGCGTCAGCTCCAGCGTTCTACACGCCATGGCAAGAGAACCACAAGAGTC from Zea mays cultivar B73 chromosome 6, Zm-B73-REFERENCE-NAM-5.0, whole genome shotgun sequence harbors:
- the LOC103630205 gene encoding pentatricopeptide repeat-containing protein At1g20230 encodes the protein MGMPHSSSLHHFLRHVSFPPDPHLLPTAFKSCPTLPLARALHAVAEVSGLARDPFVASSLLHAYLRLGTTGNARALFDGMPRPQRTVVGWSALVAAHAARGDAEGAWRLLEEMRRDGGVEPNVITWNGLVSGLNRSGRARDAVVALATMHGEGLLRPDATGVSCALSAVGDVGLVSVGQQLHGYAVKAGCRADACVVTALIDMYGKCGQAAEVVRVFDESSHMDVASCNALIAGLSRNAQVCEALRLFKEFVDRGVELNVVSWTSIVACCVQNGKDLEAVEFFREMQAQGTEPNSVTIPCVLPAFANVAALMHGRSAHCFALRKGFLHDVYVSSALVDMYAKCGRVKDARIIFDTMVSRNVVSWNAMIGGYAMYGEAVNAVWMFHSMLKCKQKPDMVTFTCLLAACTQAGLTEEGRHYFKEMHNEYGVSPRMEHYACMVTLLGRAGKLDEAYDLISDMPFEPDAYIWGSLLGSCRVHGNVDLAEVAAEKLFHLEPENAGNYVLLSNIYASKKMWDRVNRVREMMKDVGLKKEKGCSWIEIKNKVHMLLAGDDSHPMMTAIIEKINQLNIQMRKLGFVPSTDFVLHDVEEQEKDDILAVHSEKLAVALGLISTSPGTTLRVIKNLRICGDCHEAMKFISSFEGREISVRDTNRFHHFSGGKCSCGDFW